One Butyricicoccus intestinisimiae genomic window, TGCGTTTGCAGCTTTTGGATTTGCTCTGTGATAGCATTGGAAAGCGAGGAATCGTTCTGAATGCTCTGATGCAGGGCGTATAAATCGTTGATAATCTGCGTATTTTTCTGGTTGAGCTGTGTGGCGGAGTCAATGCCGTTTCCAACGGTAGTCAGCACATCGTTTGCATTGGTTTCAAAAATGCCGAGCTTGGTAGAAGTGGCAATAGAAATGGTGTTGAGCTGTGTCTCGCCGCTAGACAGATTTTGAGAAATTTGTCCGGAGAGCGTGCCGAGGGCTGTTCTGCTGTTTGACAGCTGGGCAGAAACATTGCACAGCGCGTTCGAGCTGGTCTGTGCGGTTTTATCCACCTGATCCAGCGCGGCAATGGTGTCATCAATGACGGAATTGGACTGTTTCACCGTGTTCTGAAAGTTTTGTGCCGCCGTTTGATACTGCGACAGGTTGTTCTGCACGCTGGAAATGGAACTGGTCAGTTCTTGGTTGGTGCTGTTTACATCGCCCTCGAGATTGGTGACAGACGAGCGAATCGCATCCGAAATAGATTCCGATGCGACAGCGGAGAACGTGTCATTGATTTGCTGCTGAATGGTCGATGCGCCGGTGTCGGTGATTTTCGGCGCAATCGCATTTTTCTTTTCGTTGATATAGTAGTCAAGCTCCGGCTGTTCCAGCTTTCCGGATAACACGCTGACCAGCGATTCGCTGAAATCCTTTGGAATGACGATGGCGGCGTAATATTCACCGGATTTTACGCCTTCTTTTGCGTCCTTGGTGTCAACGAATGTCCAGCCGAGCTGGTCGTTGTCTTTTAGCTTTTTTATGATTTCGTCACCTGCATTGAGTGACAGCATCTTTGTGTCTGCGCCGGTGTCATTGTTGGCAACAGCCACCTTGATGCCCTGCGTATTGCTGTATGGGTCCATGTTGGCCGCAATATTAAACCATGCATAAAATGACGGCAAAAGACACACGCCTGCCATGACCAGTGCTGCGGCAGGGTTGCGTAGCAGGCGGCGAAGATCCCGCCGAAAAATCTGAAAAACAGATCGCATAGACTCCCTCCTCGTGTGTATCTAAAACTTTCTTCGATTGGAAGATAATATGTAATACATATTATACTGTATTTGTTTGACGCAATTCAATATCAATATGCATAAAAGTGTTGGATAGAAAGCAAGTGTTGGAAATCAAAGTGCTTAAAATGAGACGGTTTGGCTAGTTTTCTTGGCGTTTGTTCATAATTTATTCACTTTTTACGCGGATTGCCGACCGGTTCAGATGACAAATCTGTAAAATTTTTCGGATGTATTTACAGGCGGGAGAAAGATGTGGTATGCTGTCGATACCAAAACAAATCAGGAACAGGAGGGAAAATTATGCGTACATTGGGAAATATTTTGTGGTTTCTATTTGGCGGTCTGATCGGCGGTCTGGCATGGACGCTGGCGGGGTGCATTTGGTGCATCACGATTATCGGCATACCGTTTGGATTACAGTGTTTTAAATTTGCCTCGCTGGCATTTTTTCCGTTTGGCAAAGATGTCGTATATGGCGGAGGCAGCATTTCCTTTCTTGCCAACATCGTTTGGCTGATTTTCTTCGGATGGGAAATGGCGTTGGGTTATCTGGCATTGGGTGCGGTCTGGTGCATTACGATTGTTGGCATTCCGGTGGGAATGCAGTGCTTTAAGATGGCAAAGCTGTCCCTGATGCCGTTCGGCGCAGATGTGATATCATGACGATCAAAACAAAATCCACCGGTGCACGCCGGTGGATTTTGTTGTATCAATTGTATGTATAAAATTATAGATTGACTGCATGACTGGGATCGCTTTGTCCGTGCGCGAGCACAAAGCGTCGAAAGGCATCGGCTGCGGGAGAGAGAAACACATCGGTGTTATGAATCATGAAAAATTCGCGTTTGTACGGCGGCGCGCTGATTTTTAAAATACAGAGATCCAGCTTGAGCAGCAAATCCATGTACGGAACCACGGCAATGCCAAATCCCTGTGCGACAAGACCGGCAATGACCTGATCTTCTTCTGTTTCCAGCGCGATACGCGGGACTGCGCCGAAAGAAGCGAACAAATCATCCACGACTTCGCGCAGACCGGAGCCTTTGGCGAAATAAATCATCGGATATGGCAGCGCTTCGGAGAGATCAATGCTGTGCTGATGAGAAAGTGGATGATTGGGCGGCACAATCAGGACGAGTTCCTGCTGTGTGACCGGAATTGCCGTCATATGCATGTTGGGTGCAGGTTTGGAGCAAAATACCAAATCAAACGCCTGCGCGGAAAGCCCGTCGAGCAGCGCCTGTGTGCGATCGCTGTGGAAATCAAACTGAATGTGCTTGTCTGGATTTGCAGCCAAAAACTGTGCGGCAAGCTGCGGAATATAACGAATGCCGAGGACGCGCAGAAATCCCAAACGGATCAGACCTTCGCCGCGTGCGCTTTTTTGCAGTGCGGTTACCCCGTCATCTAATGCGGTGAGTGTTCGCTGTGCACAGGATAAAAAATCTGTGCCAAAACGAGTTAACGTCGTGTTGCGGCCGTTTTTTTCGAACAGCGGGACGCCGAGTTCGGTTTCCAATTGCCGGATGGCGTGGCTCAGACTGGGCTGAGAAATACATAGCTGTTCCGCGGCTCTGGTGTAGTGCCGAACCTCTGCGAGCTTTACAAAATATCGGAGATAATCTAAGTTCATACGCGGTTCCTCCTATAGCATGACAGTAGTATACCATAAAACATAGATAAAAACTATCGTTCTATTCAAACTATTCATTTGCTCTTTTAGACTACCTGCGATACAGTACACGCAGGAGGTTTTCATATTATGGTGACACAAGATAAAATTTTAATTCGTGGAGAGCTGGCGCTGATTTTTGCCGTCTTTATTGATGCATTCGGCGTTGTGCTGATGCTGTATTCCGGCGCGGGCATTTCAGCAATTTCCAGCTTGCCGTTTGCTTTCTCCGAAGTGCTGCCGGCTTTGACGCTAGGTACTTGGACATATTTATTTCAGGGACTGCTGATTTTTAGTTTGATGGTAATGCGCAAGCGGTTTGTGCTGCCATATCTGTTTAGCTTTGTCGTCGGCTTTATTTTCGGCGAATTGCTGGATTTCCATGAGCTTTGGATTGACATTCTGCCGACGGCGCTGCACTGGAGAATCATCTATTTTATCCTCAGCTATTTGATTATCTGCGTTGGCATTGCGCTGTCCAATCGCTGTCAGATGCCGATTGTTCCGACCGACCTGTTTCCGCGAGAACTGGAGGACATTACGAAAATTGGTTATCCGAAGATTAAGATTGGCTTTGATGCAACCTGTTTGCTGGTCACGGGCGTGATGACGGTGTGTTTCTTGGGACATCTGGACGGTCTCGGCATCGGCACGGTTGCTGCAGCCCTGACAATGGGAAAAGGTGTTGGCATCGTTGGCGATTGGATGGATCGTCATTTTCAATTTGCAACGTATCGAACGCTGCATCAAAACGGTTGAACATAACAAAAGCCCCTGCACAGGGGCTTTTTGTTATGTAAGCGGCAGCGTTAGAATGGTTTTGGCACCGTTGGGTACGTTTTGCGTGAATCGCACCTCGCCGCCGTGTGCTTCCATGATTTGCTCAACGATGTGAAGCCCTAAAATGTGCGGCGTGTTCTCTCCCTCGCCGTGCACGAGCGCGTGCAGGACGGCGGGAGGATAACCGGTGCCGGTGTCTGTGATGATGATTTGCACAATGCCGTGGGAACGCTGGGTTTGCACGGTGACATGTACCGGCGCGGCATTGTGCCGAATGCTGTTGTTGAATAGATTTTCGATGGCTCGCGTCATCAGAGCGGAGTCTATGCAAAGAGAGCAATTTTCTGTGTCTTTTGCCTGCTGTAAATCCATGGTACAGCCGTTTGCAAGCGGCGAATCATAAAATTCTGCAACAATGCGGCGTAAAAATGGCCCGAGGATGACAGAATGGCAGCGAAGCGGCTGAGCTCCATACTGTAATTTGCTGGTCAGATTTAAATCCTCGATGAGAGAACGGATTTTTTCGCTTTGTATCCGAATTCTCTGTGCTTTTTGCTGTGTTTTCGCAGAAAGTGCGGTATCATGTTCCAGTTGCTCTGCCCAACCGAGAATGAGAGAAAGTGGTGTGCGGATGTCATGGCTGACACCGGCGATCCAATTGGTACGGGCGGTATCCCTGCGAGAGATAATTTCATTGCGCTTTTGCAGCTGCGCACTGGTTTGGTTGAGTTTTTTCGCCAGATCGCTGGTAAATCCGGATACCGGCAGAGAAACCGGTTCGCCTTCCGAAAGCGTGTCCAGCCCGCGCTCAATATTTTGTAAGGAACGCGCGCCCTGCCAACTAAACAGCAGACAGCAGAATAAAATAGCAAATACAATCGTGAGAACGGCGGGAAACATGCCATGCAGCACAGCGGTCATGAGACTGAGAGAGCAGGAAACACTGTATCGCCAGATACTGTTCGGCGGCAGCGCAATGACACACAGACCATAAGATTTTGCGTGACAAAATACCGGATAACCGTCCAAATACCATCGGCTGAATCCGGCAACTTCGCGTGTGGTATAAGAATGGTTTAGATGCTCCGGCAATTGATACTGCCAAATAATTCGGCCACTGTCATCCAATACCATCGCCCAAGAATATCCTTCCATCCATTGCTCCGGCGTGTGCACATCGTCTAACTGTAAGGAATTGTTTTTCTGTATCATGGCGTCGGCAATTTCGCCAGTGCCATATGCCATATGGCTTTGCCAGTCGAAACCGGCGTGGTATCCAAACCAAAATAATGATGTGATAAAAAGGACGACGAGAAATAGTAAAATGCTGATAGCGGCAAGAACATATCGCCGAATCAACCGTGCAAATGTATGCATATCAGCGAGCCTCCGTCAATTTATAACCGATACCGCGCATCGTAATAAGATACTGGGGCTTGCCGACGTTTTCTCCGATTTTTTCGCGCAAGTGGCGGATATGTACATTTAAGCTGTTCTCGTATCCATAATATCCCTCGCCCCAAACCGCTTCACATAAAGCATCGTATGTGACGATATGACCGCGATTTTCGATGAGCTTTTGCAGAATGGTGCGTTCGGTTGCTGTCAAGGACAGCGTGCTGCCGTCCGGCAGCTGTATCAAAGCATCGGACAATAAGATGTTTCGAGAGCCGATTTGTATCGAACCGGACATACTTCTGCGCAATTCTGCCCGATAGGTGCGCTGTAATAGATGCTGGATGCGCAGGACAAGCTCTTGCATCAAAAACGGTTTCGTTAAATAGTCATCTGCACCCAAACCGAGACCAAACAGCCGGTCGGCATCGGCATCTCGCGCTGAGAGAAATAAGGTGGGAATATTTGCCTGCGCGCGCAGCTCCCGAAAAAGAGAAAATCCATCTCCGTCCGGCAAATTGATGTCCAATATCATACAGTCTGGACGCTGCTTGGAAAATGCCGTGCGGGCATCTTCGCAATTGGATGCTGTTTGAATCCATGTATAGCCTGCGTGATTCAATTGCTCGCATAACAATTGAATCAAATCCGGATTGTCATCTATCAAAAGAAGTTTTGCTTCGTAAATTGTTCTCACTGTGGTTCACCTCATGATTATTATACTGTGTCTGCGCAGGCATCGCCAGAAAGCGGCGGCAAAATTAAGGTATTCTTAAGGCAGGACACGGCGGAGATTAAGAATCGTTTGTTATACTGACATCGTTCCAAGAAACAGCGAGAGAAAAGGAGCGAATGTTATGCAAAACATGATAGAAACGAAAGATCTCTGCAAGATGTACGGCAATCATACTGTGGTAGATCATTTAAATCTTTGTGTGCCAAAAGGCTGTGTATACGGCTTTATTGGACCAAACGGCGCGGGTAAATCGACAAGCATGAAAATGCTGTTGGGGCTTGTTCATTCGACGAGCGGCAGTGTGCGGTTGATGGGACAAGAAATGACAGAACAAAATCGGATTCGACTATTACGTCATACCGGAAGTCTCATCGAATCTCCGTCTGGTTATCTGCATTTGACAGCGCAGGAAAATTTGCAAATTATTGCAGACTTAAAAGATGTCAAGCATACAGAAATTGCACATGTGTTGGACGTTGTTCATCTGACGCAGGATAAAGATAAGAAGGTCGGACAGTATTCGCTGGGCATGAAACAACGTCTGGGGATTGCCATGGCGCTGCTGGGAAATCCGGAAATTTTAATTTTGGATGAACCGACCAATGGATTAGATCCGGCGGGCATGCAGGAAATGCGTGCGTTGATTGCGGGAATGCCGGAGAAAACCGGTGCTACTGTATTGATTTCCAGCCATCTGCTCGGAGAAATGGAGCAAATGGTAAATCGGGTAGGCATTATCAATCATGGAAAGACATTGTTTGATGGCTCACTGCAGGAATTGCGAAAACATAGCCAAGGTGATTTGAATCTTCGCGTGCTGGATGTGCTGAAAGCGATGCCGATCTTGCGGGAAAAGGGACTGCCGACTGTGCAGAAAGACGGTGTGCTGACACTGCCGCCGATGCCGGATTTTCGTTTGGCGGAAATCGTGCAGGAATTGGCGGACAGCGGCGCGGGCGTGGTAGAACTCATTCGACACACAAAATCGCTGGAAGATATTTTCTTGAGCTTAACACAATCGGCGCAGGAGGTGCGGGAAAAATGAACAGCTTTCGTTGTGAACTGCACAAGGCAAAAAGACGGCATGATTTCTTAATTTGCGTGTTGGTTTCGCTTGTTGCATTTGTGTGGGAGTATCAGGCCGCACCCAAAACAGCGCAAGAGGCGGCGATGGCATATACTTCTTTGCTGTTTACATCAACGCTCATGCACGCTGTCATTATGCCGGTTGCCATGGC contains:
- a CDS encoding YccF domain-containing protein, encoding MRTLGNILWFLFGGLIGGLAWTLAGCIWCITIIGIPFGLQCFKFASLAFFPFGKDVVYGGGSISFLANIVWLIFFGWEMALGYLALGAVWCITIVGIPVGMQCFKMAKLSLMPFGADVIS
- a CDS encoding response regulator transcription factor, yielding MRTIYEAKLLLIDDNPDLIQLLCEQLNHAGYTWIQTASNCEDARTAFSKQRPDCMILDINLPDGDGFSLFRELRAQANIPTLFLSARDADADRLFGLGLGADDYLTKPFLMQELVLRIQHLLQRTYRAELRRSMSGSIQIGSRNILLSDALIQLPDGSTLSLTATERTILQKLIENRGHIVTYDALCEAVWGEGYYGYENSLNVHIRHLREKIGENVGKPQYLITMRGIGYKLTEAR
- a CDS encoding sensor histidine kinase; protein product: MHTFARLIRRYVLAAISILLFLVVLFITSLFWFGYHAGFDWQSHMAYGTGEIADAMIQKNNSLQLDDVHTPEQWMEGYSWAMVLDDSGRIIWQYQLPEHLNHSYTTREVAGFSRWYLDGYPVFCHAKSYGLCVIALPPNSIWRYSVSCSLSLMTAVLHGMFPAVLTIVFAILFCCLLFSWQGARSLQNIERGLDTLSEGEPVSLPVSGFTSDLAKKLNQTSAQLQKRNEIISRRDTARTNWIAGVSHDIRTPLSLILGWAEQLEHDTALSAKTQQKAQRIRIQSEKIRSLIEDLNLTSKLQYGAQPLRCHSVILGPFLRRIVAEFYDSPLANGCTMDLQQAKDTENCSLCIDSALMTRAIENLFNNSIRHNAAPVHVTVQTQRSHGIVQIIITDTGTGYPPAVLHALVHGEGENTPHILGLHIVEQIMEAHGGEVRFTQNVPNGAKTILTLPLT
- a CDS encoding DUF6198 family protein, producing MVTQDKILIRGELALIFAVFIDAFGVVLMLYSGAGISAISSLPFAFSEVLPALTLGTWTYLFQGLLIFSLMVMRKRFVLPYLFSFVVGFIFGELLDFHELWIDILPTALHWRIIYFILSYLIICVGIALSNRCQMPIVPTDLFPRELEDITKIGYPKIKIGFDATCLLVTGVMTVCFLGHLDGLGIGTVAAALTMGKGVGIVGDWMDRHFQFATYRTLHQNG
- a CDS encoding ABC transporter ATP-binding protein, giving the protein MQNMIETKDLCKMYGNHTVVDHLNLCVPKGCVYGFIGPNGAGKSTSMKMLLGLVHSTSGSVRLMGQEMTEQNRIRLLRHTGSLIESPSGYLHLTAQENLQIIADLKDVKHTEIAHVLDVVHLTQDKDKKVGQYSLGMKQRLGIAMALLGNPEILILDEPTNGLDPAGMQEMRALIAGMPEKTGATVLISSHLLGEMEQMVNRVGIINHGKTLFDGSLQELRKHSQGDLNLRVLDVLKAMPILREKGLPTVQKDGVLTLPPMPDFRLAEIVQELADSGAGVVELIRHTKSLEDIFLSLTQSAQEVREK
- a CDS encoding LysR family transcriptional regulator; protein product: MNLDYLRYFVKLAEVRHYTRAAEQLCISQPSLSHAIRQLETELGVPLFEKNGRNTTLTRFGTDFLSCAQRTLTALDDGVTALQKSARGEGLIRLGFLRVLGIRYIPQLAAQFLAANPDKHIQFDFHSDRTQALLDGLSAQAFDLVFCSKPAPNMHMTAIPVTQQELVLIVPPNHPLSHQHSIDLSEALPYPMIYFAKGSGLREVVDDLFASFGAVPRIALETEEDQVIAGLVAQGFGIAVVPYMDLLLKLDLCILKISAPPYKREFFMIHNTDVFLSPAADAFRRFVLAHGQSDPSHAVNL